The genomic window ACTAAATAAGCTAAAGGCTTTTTTTTCTTTCTTTCTTGGACAAGATCAAAAAAAAGTTTACTTTCTTTGATGTTAATTTTTTCATCTCCATGAGTGAAGAGATAGCTTCCATCAACACCTTTTACAAATTCTAATAAAAGTCTTGCATCTAGGGAGTCAATATTTGTGCTTGCCTTTGAGAGAGCATCCTCGATGTTAATTGTTTGTTGTTTCATCTTCTAAATTAAGCAACATTCTTGATTGATTTTCCTCTAAAAGAGTTTTAAAAATATCTTCCATATCTCCATCTAAAAAAGCTTCAAGGTTATGGCTAGTAAAATCAATTCTATGATCTGTAACTCTGTTTTGGGGAAAATTATAAGTCCTAATTTTCTCAGATCTGTCGCCGCTGCCTACCATATTTTTCCTCTTATTTTCTAACTCAGAATTTTGTTCGTCTAAAGCTCTTTCTGTCAATTTAGATTGTAAAAGAATCATCGCTTTTGCTTTATTTTTATGTTGAGATCTTCCATCCTGACATTCGACCACAATCCCTGATGGAATATGAGTAAGACGGACTGCCGAATCAGTTTTATTTACATGTTGTCCTCCCGCACCAGAAGCTCTAAAAGTATCAACCCTTATTTCAGACTTGTCTATTTCAACTTCATCTAAACTTTCAACCACTGGTAAGATCGCTACGGAACAAGCTGAAGTATGGATTCTTCCTTGAGACTCTGTCTCCGGAACCCTTTGAACCCTATGTACACCTGATTCAAATTGCAGATACCTGTATACATTATTACCTGAAATTTTAGCTACAATTTCTTTAAAACCGCCTTTTTCCGACTCTCTAGAGGAGATAAGTTCTATTTTCCATTTTTTTCTTTCTGAGAGTCTTGAAAACATTCTAAATAGATCACCGACAAATATTCCAGCTTCGTCGCCTCCAGTTCCCGCTCTAACTTCTAAAAAAATATCTTTTTCTTCGTCCTCATTTTTTGGGATTAATAATTTCTTTAAATCAAGTTCCAGTGCTTTTAAAGAGTCATTGAATTTAACAAATTCTTCTTTTGCAAAATCTTTTATTTCAATATCAGAATCATTCATTAAGACCTTGGCTTCCTCAAGTTCATCTTTTATTTTTTTAAACTCAAGATTTTTTTCAACTAATGGTTTTAAATCAGAATATTCTTTAGTGTAAGCAGCATAAACTTTTTGATCTTTAAGAATTTCAGATGAAGAAATTTCTTTTTCTAGAAATTTAAACCTTTCCTCGGCAGATTCGAGTCTTTGTATAATAGATTTAAGCATTTTATTAAATTCTGACTATTATTATATTCATGAAAATTCTAAAAGAAATGAAGAAACTTAACTTTGGTTTTTTATTGATAATAAGTATGTTTTTGTTTAGCTGCGTTTCAAATTTTTATTCAGAAATAGGAGACAGGTCTAGTAAAGAAGGAAAATTTTCTATATCAATTAATGAAAAAGTTTTTTCTGGATTTTTAAAAATTGAAAAGATCCGTAATGACTTTTACTTGAAAATTAGCTCATTTGATAACCTAAACAGATTTAAAATTAACTTTTCAGAAGAAAAAATTTATCTAGGGGAAAAAGAGGTTTTACTTTTTACGATTAACAACAATTCAAATCTTAAAAAACTTAATTTTTTCAAATTATTAAATTGGGCTTTTGAACTATGTGGCAATGCAGAATGTCTTAAGGTAAAAGAAGAAAATTTTTTTTTCATAAAAACTCAAAGAGCTAAATCTACTTTAATTGAAGCAAGTGATTTAGAAGAAACCTTTTCTTTAAAAATATTTATAGAATGATTTACGAAATATCTTCCCCAGCAAAAATCAATTTGGGTCTTAAAGTTCTTAACAAAAGAACGGACGGATTTCACAATATAGAAACAACATTTCAATTTTTAGACTGGGGAGACGATATCATCATTGAAACAGAAGTGAATAAAAATCAAATAGTTTGTCCAGGTGTAGAAGAAAATGAAAATATTGTAAGCAAATTGATAAATTTATTAAAAAATACACTTGATTTTAAAGAAAACTTAAAAGTAATTATTAACAAAAGAATTCCACTTAAATCCGGCCTGGGAGGAGGAAGCTCAAATGCAGCATCAGTTTTAGTAGCTATTAATAAAATCTTCAATCTTGATCTTTCCAAAAAAAAATTAATTGACTTGGCTTTGATTCTTGGTTCTGACGTACCTATTTTCGTTCATGGAAGATCTTCAATTGCTACTGGGAGAGGAGAAATATTTAAAAAAGTTTCTTTGATTGAAAAACCAGTGCTCGTAATTATTCCAAATTCAAAGGTTTCAACAAAACTTGCTTTCGAGAATTTTGAAAATATCGAGACTATAAAGTATTCAAATAAAAAAAATTTTAATTCTTTCGAAAACTGGATTAGGAAAAATATTTCTGAAATTGATAAAATTTTTAACTTTATTGAAAATTATAATGATGCCCATCTTTCAGGCACAGGATCTGCTATTTATTCAATGTTTAATAATTTTGAAGAAGCCCAAAAAATAATAGATAATGCACCCTCAAATATGAATTGTTTTTTGACTACTACATTGAATAATTCACCAATAGAAGATGAGATTAAGAATTATGGGGTGTAGCCAAGCGGTAAGGCAGCGGCTTTTGATGCCGCCATGCGATGGTTCGAATCCATCCACCCCAGCCAAAAAAAATTTTAAGAAATGACAGAACAAAACAATAATCTTGTCCTATTTTCTGGATCTTCAAACCCAAATTTAGCCCGAAGAGTTGCTAAGGAATTAGGAAAAAACCTAGGAGATGCCTTTGTTGGTAGATTTAGCGATCAAGAGCTTAATGTCAGAATCGATGAGCATGTCCGTGGTATGGATGTATTTATATTGCAATCTACCTGTTTTCCCGCAAATGAGAACTTAATGGAACTTTTGATAATGATTGATGCTCTCAGAAGATCCTCAGCCTCTAGAATAACAGCTGTCATTCCTTATTTTGGTTACGCAAGACAAGACAGAAGAGTTAGGTCTGAAAGAGTTCCCATAAGCGCAAAGTTAGTTGCAGAGATGCTTCAAAATGCAGGGGCAGATAGGATATTAACAATTGAACTTCACTCTGATCAAATTCAAGGTTTTTTCAACGTCCCTGTGGATAATATCTATGGAACTAATGTTACTTTTGAACATATAGATAAGGCGGATTATGAAAATCTTATAATTGTCTCGCCAGATGTAGGGGGAGTAGTTAGAGCGAGAGCATTAGCAAAACTTCTAAATGATGCTGAACTAGCTATCATCGATAAAAGAAGAGAAAAAGATAATCAATCACAGGTTATGAACGTAATAGGAGATGTTGCCAAAAAAACTTGTGTACTTGTTGATGACATTGTAGACACAGCTGGAACAATTTGTAATGCAGCTGAAGCATTAAAAAATGCTGGAGCAAATAAAGTAATATCTTACGCAACACATCCAGTTCTATCTGGTCCTGCATTAGAAAGAATAGAAAAATCAGGGCTAGACGAAATCATAGTTACTGATACAATCCCGCTTTCAGAAGAAGCATCTAAATTAAACAAAATTAAGATAATTTCTTTGGAAAAAACAATTGCAGAAGCGATTAATAGAGTAAATAAGGAAGAGTCGGTAAGTGCAATGTTTCTTTAGGTTAGGTTATGAGTGATCAAACAGTTTTAAAATTCGAATATATTGCAGAAGAAAATAACTTATCTGCAAAAAGTTTAAGAAATATTGGTAATGTGCCAGGAATTGTTTATGGGTCTGGAGAAGAAACAAAAAAAATTTCCCTTTTAGCAAAGGACCTTAGAAAAGCCTTAGAACTTCCAAGTATTTTTTCTCAAGTAATTTTACTTGAAGAAGGAGAAACATCTCATAAAGTCATTCTCAAGGCTGTACAAACTAACCCAGCTAATGACAACCCTATTCATGTTGATTTTATGAAAGTTTCTTCACAGACTATGATAACAATGCAAGTCCCCTTGAAGTTTATTAATGAAGAATCTTGTATTGGTGTGAAAAATCAAGGTGGAATGATTTCAAAAAATAGAAATGAAATAGAATTGACTTGTATGGCTGAAGTTCTTCCAGAATTTATAGAGGTTGACATTGCGCAACTCGAATTAGGTAATTCTATTATGCAAACTGGACTTATTCTTCCTGAGGGAGTGGAACTTTCTAATGCTTTAAGTTCTGGTCAAGATCAACCGGTTGTCTCTTGTAGTACTACTCGAGCTACATTGGATATCGATGAATCCGATGCTGAGCTATCTGAGGGAGTAGAAGGTGTAGAGGGAGAATCTCAAGAAGGCGATACTGAGGCGCCGGTAGATACCGAAGAAGAAAATAATTCTTAATGGAAAAATTTTTAATTGCTGGCCTGGGAAATCCAGGAGCCAGGTATGCAAAGACAAGACACAATGCCGGAGCAGATTTCGTAGATGAATTATCAGTTAAGTGGGGATTAAAATTCGAAGAAAAAAAGTCCATAAAATCTTACTTAGCTCGATATGTTTTCAAAAATAAAGATATCTATTTAATCAAACCAATTGTTTTTATGAACAATAGTGGTAATTCTCTTAAACCTGCGATAAAAAAATATAACTTAAACTTAGCAAGTGTTTTGATAGTTCACGACGATTTGGATCTCCCATCCGGCTCATGCAAATTAAAAAAATCTGGAGGAGATGGAGGTCATAATGGTTTAAAGAGTATCATTGAAAGCCTAAGTGGAGAAAAAGATTTTTTGAGAATGAGAATAGGAATAAGTCATCCGGGAAAAGCTTCTCTTGTAAATGATTACGTAGTAAAAAAAGGCACCACAGAAGAAATTAACGAGAGAAAAAAAGCTATAAAAAATGGAATAGAAGTAATCGAAGACATAATATTTGCTGGCTGGGAATTAGCTGCAAACAAGCTACACTCTAAATAATGTCTTTGAAATGTGGAATAGTTGGACTTCCTAACGTTGGTAAATCAACTCTATTTAATGCTCTTACAAATGCGCAAATTCAAGCGGAAAATTATCCTTTCTGTACCATTGAACCTAATCAGGGTATTGTTGAAGTGCCTGACAACAGACTAGAAAAGTTAGTAAAAATAGTTAAGCCAAAGAAAGTTATTCCAGCAAGCGTCGAATTTGTAGACATTGCAGGTTTGGTAGAGGGAGCTTCTAAAGGAGAAGGACTTGGAAATACTTTTTTGTCCCACATAAGAGAAACTCAAACAATTATTCAAGTGGTAAGGTGTTTTGAGGATAAAAATATATCTCATGTAAATAATAAAGTGGACCCATTAGCCGATGTTGAAATAATTGAAACAGAATTACTTTTAGCTGATTTAGAAATTCTTGAAAAAGTAAAGATTAATTTTAATAAAAAAAAATCCATTTTAGATAAAAGTTCAAAAGAAAAATTAGAGGTAATTGAAGAAATAATAGAATTAATAAAAAAATCTAATAGAAAAAAAATTTCTGAAATCTCTAATGAAAAAAAGAATCTCGTTAAAGAGTATAATTTAATTTGTCTTAAGCCTTTCATATACGTCGCAAATATTGATGAAAATAATAGCGAAATCAATATTGAAACTTTGAAAAATAAAGTCTCGAAAGAAGGGTCAGAATTTATAACCTTATCTATAAAATTAGAATCAGAAATTTCCGAGCTAGATACCGACGAAAAAATAATTTTCCTTAAAGAAATGGGTCTTGAAGAGTCTGCTCTAGAAAGATTAATTAGAAAATCATATAACAGCTTAGGCTTAGGTACATTTTTTACTGCTGGAAAAGAAGAAGTAAGAGCATGGGTATTAAAGAAAGGATCTTTGGCTCCTCAAGCAGCAGGTGTAATTCATTCAGATTTTGAAAGAGGTTTCATAAAAGCAGAAGTGGTGAGCTTTGACGATTATATTTCGTTTAATGGAGAGCAAGGTGCCAAATCTGCGGGGAAGCTTCGTTCGGAAGGTTCCGACTATGTTGTAAACGAAGGAGATATTATTTTGTTTCGTTTTAACGTTTAAAGCTTGACAAAACTTTTTATGAAAAAGAGAATCCCCCTTTGGCTATGTAGCTCAGCTGGTTAGAGCGCAGCATTCATAATGCTGAGGTCCTGTGTTCAAGTCACAGCATAGCCACCATTTCTATTCAGTGCTTTCTTGACCATTGTTAACGGCTTTCATGCTCAATTTTATTTTTCCACGATCATCGATTCCAATGACCTTTATATCCACCTCTTCACCTTCAACTAAATAATCTTTTACATTTTTAACTCTTTCCTCGGCAATTTCTGATATATGAACTAGCCCTTCTTTTCCCTTTTCAAAAGAGACAAAAGCACCAAAATCTACAATTTTTACAACTGTTCCTACGCAGACTAACCCAACCTCTGGATCTGAGATCATAGACTCAATAATTTCTAGAGCTTCCTGCCTTGATTCTTTGCTTCTTCCATAAATACTAATATTACCGTTGTCACTTATATCAATATTTGTTTCTGTTTTCTCAGTAATACTTTTAATTGTGCTTCCTCCTTTACCAATAACTTCACCAATTTTATTTTTAGGTATAGAAGTCTTTATTGCCTGAGGAGCTAAGTCTGAAAGTTCAGGTCTTGATTCGCCCAAAACTTTCGCCATTTCGCCAAGTATGTGAGACCTAGCTGTATTTGCTTTATTTAAAGCATCTTGAAGAATTTTCTCATTAATACCCGCAATTTTTATATCCATTTGAAGAGCAGTTACCCCATCTGCTGTTCCAGCAACCTTGAAATCCATATCACCCAGATGATCTTCGTCTCCAAGAATATCAGTTATAACACAGTAATCATCCTCACTTTTCACTAAACCCATTGCTACTCCTGCAACAGCTTTTTTAAGAGGAATGCCAGCATCCATCATAGCTAAACTTGAAGAACAAACAGTAGCCATAGAACTTGAACCATTAGATTCTGTAATTTCTGAAACCACTCTTATTGCATATTCAAATTCCTCAGGATCAGGTAACACAGCCTCCAAAGCTCTTCTGGCTAATTTACCATGCCCAATCTCTCTTCTTTTAGGACTACCAATCATTCCGGCTTCACCAACTGAATAAGGAGGAAAATTGTAATGCAACATAAAGGCATCTTTGGAGTCACCTTGAAGCGTATCAAGTAACTGAGAAAGTTTTAGTGAATCAATTGTCGCGACTCCAATTGATTGAGTTTCGCCTCTTGTGAACAATGCGGATCCATGCGCTTGCTTTAAAATACCTGTTTCAATATTAATTGGCCTCACGGTATCTAAATCTCTTCCATCTATTCTTGGTTGTCCTTCCAATAGGCGCGACCTGACGATAGAAGATTCAAGAGATTTAAAATAATCTTTTGCTTTGTCAATTTTTTCCTCTTCTTCTTCTTCAAATTGATTAGTTAAAAATTGTCTAGCATCAGAAACTGCTTCTTGCCTCAAAGATTTCTCTGGAATTTGGTAAGCTTCCTCAATTTTTGCGCTTACTGAATTAGTGACCATTTCCATTAGTTCTTCATCATCTTCTTCAAGAGTGTACTCAATTGGATTGACTTCAACTTGGGAAACCAACTCCTCGATTAAATCCAAACTTGGTTTCATTTCTTGTTGAGCGAACAAAATCGCACCCAACATTTGGTCTTCGGACAACTCTTTTGCTTCCGATTCAACCATAAAAACTGCATCTGATGATCCCGCAATAACCATTTCTAATTCTGATTTTTTTAGATCACTTAAAGATGGATTCAAGACATAATTTCCATCGATAAAGCCTACCTTTGCTGCGGATAAAGGCCCCTGGAAAGGTAAGCCAGAAAGCTGTAATGCAGCCGATACTCCTATTAATGAAATAATGTCAGCAGTATCATCTTTATCTATTGACAAAACGGTACAAACTACTTGGACTTCTTGAGTATATCCTTTCGGAAAAAGTGGTCTAATAGGTCTATCTATTAATCTAGAAGTCAAGACTTCTCCTTCAGATGGCCTGCCCTCTCTTCTAAAGAAACTTCCAGGAATTTTTCCTGCAGCATAGAATTTTTCTATGTAATTTACTGTCAGTGGAAAAAAATTCTGTCCTTCTTTTTGCCCGCCAGCTACTACAGTGACCAAAACTTGAGTATCTCCAGAAGAAGCAATTACCGAGGCCGTTGCCTGCCGTGCTATTTTTCCAGTTTCTAATGATATTTCTTTACCTGCAATTAATTTTTTGCAGGATACAACTTTACTTTTATCCATATTTTTTTAGATTTATTTAATCTATTATTTTCGGAGATTAAGCTCTTTCAAAACAGAACTATATTTTGCCTGATCATTCTTTCTAAGATAATCTAAAAGTCTCCTTCTCTTATTTACCATTCTTATCAGACCTTGCCTCGAATGATGATCTTTTTGATGATATTCGAAATGACCCTGCAGAGCCAAGATATTCTCCGTAAGAAGAGCAATTTGCACCTCAGGAGAGCCAGTATCTGATTCAGATCTTGAAAACTTTTTTATTACTTCACTTTTCTTATCAGCATCTAAGCTCAAGTGTTTTCTCCAACATTGTTAAAATTACCTAGTAATCTTTTGGGTTTCAAAAACCCATTATAACTTTCAACTATTCCCACAAAATTTTCTTTTTGATCAAAAAATCTAAAGAACCCGTCTTTTATAGCCTCTTTTGTTTCTATTATTTGGCCATTAGTTATTTTTTCTACTATTTCTGGGCGGCATTGTATCCTATCTAGACAATTAAGTGCATCCCCTGAAGGGATTATTTTCTCATTTAAATTTTTAACCGTTATATCATCAATATTTGAACTTTGACTTAAATCGAATCCTGCAGATTCAGTCCTGATTAAAGAAGAAATTGTCCCTATTGACCCTAAAGACTCGCAAATATCTTCTGCTAGGGTCCTTATATAAGTTCCAGGACCACACTTTACAGAAAATTTAAATTTATTCTCTTCAAAGCTTTCAAGAGAAATACTGTGGATTTTAACTTTCCTGCTTTTAATTTCTATTTCAATGCCCTTGACAGCATAATATCTATAAGGCTTGCCTTTGTATTTTAAGGAAGAATAAATTGGTGGCTTCTGTTCAATTGTTCCAACGAAAGATTTAAGTTTTTTTTCAAGAGCTAATCTAGATGGAATACTTCTAGATCTTTCAATGACCCTTCCATCCATATCTCCTGAATCTGTTTTGATCCCTAATGAAACCTCGGCTAAATAAGTTTTATTTTCTTTGGTTAAAAAATTTACAAATTTAGTCATCTCTCCGATGCAAACTATCAAAATTCCTGAAGCTAAAGGATCTAATGTACCAGCATGCCCAATTTTCTTTTTTTTTGAAAATAAGGTTTTTAACTTTCTAACGAAAACTCCTGAGGAAACGCCTTTTGGTTTGTTTAAAATTAAAACGCCATCAATCATCTAACTCTTCTGCAAATAGAATTCTTGGAATTTTTCTAAGTTTCAAATTTTTTCCTAATCTTGCTTTGATAAAACCTTTACTTTTCTCTAGACCTTTTTGAATATCTTGAGACTCCTCTGTGCTCAAATCTGTAAGATAAAAAATAGTGGCATTAGACAGATCGTCACTTAAATCAACTCTACTAATAGTTAAGTTTTTTAATCTTGGATCTCTGAGGTCAAAAAGAAATATTGAAGCTACCTCTTTTTTTATCAGATCGCCGACTCTTTGAGACCTTTTGAATGGTGAAGATTTAAACAATTATATTTTTCTTTTAATTTCTTCTTTATGGAAAACTTCTATCTTATCCCCAATTTTTATGTCTGAGTAATTTGAAATTCCAATTCCACATTCTGTACCAGACTTGACTTCTCTTACTTCATCTTTGAATCTTCTTAAAGAATCCAGAATTCCCTCATGAATTACAATATTATCTCTTAAAACTCTCACATTCATGTTTGCTGAAATTGTTCCTTCTTCAACTATTGAACCAGCTACAAATCCAAATTTTGGAGATTTAAATACATCTTTGACTTTAGCGACACCTTTAATATTCTCTTTAATTTCTGGGCTTAAAGATCCTTCAATGGTTGATTTAATTTCATCTATCAAATCATAAATAATTCCAAAGTATTTAATTGAAATTCCCTCTTCTTCAGCTAAGTTACTTGCAGCAGTATCTGCTCTTACATTAAAACCAAAAACAGATGCATCAGAAGCAATAGCTAAATTTACATCATTTTCAGAAATTGGGCCTACCGAGTCTAAAACTATTTTTATATTCACTTCATCTACTTTTAGATTATTAATCGAACCTACTAAGGCCTCTAACGAGCCATTTGTGTCAGATTTCAATACTAAATTTACAGAAGATTTTTCTCCATTAGATACATTTGCAAACAAATTTTCAGTTGTAACTCCGCTTCTTTGAGCGAGTCTTTTATCCCTTATTTTTTTTGATCTATTTTCTGATAAAGCTCTTGCAGCTTTTTCGTCTTCTACAACTATGAATTCATCCCCGGCATTTGGAGAATACTCTAAACCCGAAATAGATACTGGCTGAGAAGGCAGTGCTTCCTTAATATTTTCTTCCGAAGAATTTTTTAAGCTTCTTATTTTTCTATATTGATCTCCGACTAAAATTAAATCTCCAGTTTCTAATTTACCTTTTTTTACGAGCAAAGTTGCAACTGCTCCTTCACCTTTTTTTACACCTGACTCAAGCACCAAACCCGCAGCGGGTCCTGAATGATTAGTTTTTAATTCTAAAACTTCCGCGACTAATAGAATACTATCTAGCAAATCTTCGATGCCTTCGCCGGTCATTGCTGAAACAGAAATCATTTGAGTATCTCCCCCCCAGTCTTCAGGAGTCAGTCCAATTGCTGCAAGATCTCCTTTCACTTTATCAATGTCTGCGTCAGGCTTATCTACTTTGTTAATAGCAACTATTATTTCTACTTCTGCTGCTTTTGCGTGATCTAAAGCTTCTTGAGTTTGAGGCTGAACACTATCGTCAGCTGCAACAACTAAGATTACAATATCTGTTAAATTTGCTCCTCTTGCTCGCATTTGCGAAAAAGCTGCATGTCCAGGAGTGTCTATAAAAGTAATACTTTTGTTATTATGAAGAGTCTGATAAGCGCCAATTCTTTGAGTAATACCTCCTTCTTCAGAATCTGCTATAGAGGACTTTCTAATGAAGTCTAAAATAGAAGTCTTTCCATGATCCACATGCCCAAGTACAGATACTATTGGGTCTCTGCCCTCTTCTTCTCCGTCATAAGACAAATTTTCTATTAAGTTTTCCTCTTCATCTTTTTCCTCTAAGGGAATTCCTAAATGCCCAAGCTCTTCAACAACTAAAAGCGCCGTCTCCTGATCTATTGTTTGATTAAGCGTTACCATGACCCCATTAGTCATTAAAGATTTTATTAAATCAGCTGACTTTATAGATAATGCTTTTGCTAGATCCGCTACGGATATAAAGTCAGGAACTTTAACTTCTTTTTGAATGAACTCTGATGGTTTCTCGAAACTCTGAACATTCGCAGAAAGTTTAGTTTCTAAATATTTTTCACCTTCTAATTCCCTTTTATTTTTTTTACTATCCTTTAAAGTTAAATTGGTTTTTTTTGAGGTTACGGGCTTGTTTTCTTTTAAGGAAGTTTCTGATTTTTTTATTCGCCTTACTAAGTTACCTTTATTTTTTTCTTCAACTGATTGATCTTTAATATCTTCCTTTGATTTCTCGGCAGAGAGTCTTTTTCTTTCTGCATCATCAAAATCTATGGTACCTGAGAAATCTTTTGAAATTTCTGAACTCCCTGCATCTTTATTTTGGTTTAACCTGGTAATTGAAACCTTAGAATTAACGCCGGCCTTATTTGTAGTTTTTTTTAAAGAAATCGTTTTTTTTGAAGCTTTTTTTGAAGATTTAATAAAGTTGAGTAATATTTTTTTATCTTCGTTATTAATTTCCTCATCAGCGTTTTTATGAGTCAACCCAGCTGCTTTTATTTGTAGAAGCAACTCTTCAGGAGAATAACCGATTGCTTTAGCAATTTGACTTACTTTCATGTCACTCAATCAAACCATTCGGCCCTAGCCGCCATTATAATTTTTCCTGCTTCATCCTCTGAAATTTCTAATATGGGAGCAAGCTCATCAGAAGCAAGATCAGCCAATTCTTCTTTTGTTGAAACATTATTATTTGTAAGGTTTTCAATCATTTCACCATCAAGTAAATCTAGACTTTCAAGTGTGTT from SAR86 cluster bacterium includes these protein-coding regions:
- the pth gene encoding aminoacyl-tRNA hydrolase is translated as MEKFLIAGLGNPGARYAKTRHNAGADFVDELSVKWGLKFEEKKSIKSYLARYVFKNKDIYLIKPIVFMNNSGNSLKPAIKKYNLNLASVLIVHDDLDLPSGSCKLKKSGGDGGHNGLKSIIESLSGEKDFLRMRIGISHPGKASLVNDYVVKKGTTEEINERKKAIKNGIEVIEDIIFAGWELAANKLHSK
- the prfA gene encoding peptide chain release factor 1, with the protein product MLKSIIQRLESAEERFKFLEKEISSSEILKDQKVYAAYTKEYSDLKPLVEKNLEFKKIKDELEEAKVLMNDSDIEIKDFAKEEFVKFNDSLKALELDLKKLLIPKNEDEEKDIFLEVRAGTGGDEAGIFVGDLFRMFSRLSERKKWKIELISSRESEKGGFKEIVAKISGNNVYRYLQFESGVHRVQRVPETESQGRIHTSACSVAILPVVESLDEVEIDKSEIRVDTFRASGAGGQHVNKTDSAVRLTHIPSGIVVECQDGRSQHKNKAKAMILLQSKLTERALDEQNSELENKRKNMVGSGDRSEKIRTYNFPQNRVTDHRIDFTSHNLEAFLDGDMEDIFKTLLEENQSRMLLNLEDETTNN
- the ispE gene encoding 4-(cytidine 5'-diphospho)-2-C-methyl-D-erythritol kinase, whose protein sequence is MIYEISSPAKINLGLKVLNKRTDGFHNIETTFQFLDWGDDIIIETEVNKNQIVCPGVEENENIVSKLINLLKNTLDFKENLKVIINKRIPLKSGLGGGSSNAASVLVAINKIFNLDLSKKKLIDLALILGSDVPIFVHGRSSIATGRGEIFKKVSLIEKPVLVIIPNSKVSTKLAFENFENIETIKYSNKKNFNSFENWIRKNISEIDKIFNFIENYNDAHLSGTGSAIYSMFNNFEEAQKIIDNAPSNMNCFLTTTLNNSPIEDEIKNYGV
- the pnp gene encoding polyribonucleotide nucleotidyltransferase; translation: MDKSKVVSCKKLIAGKEISLETGKIARQATASVIASSGDTQVLVTVVAGGQKEGQNFFPLTVNYIEKFYAAGKIPGSFFRREGRPSEGEVLTSRLIDRPIRPLFPKGYTQEVQVVCTVLSIDKDDTADIISLIGVSAALQLSGLPFQGPLSAAKVGFIDGNYVLNPSLSDLKKSELEMVIAGSSDAVFMVESEAKELSEDQMLGAILFAQQEMKPSLDLIEELVSQVEVNPIEYTLEEDDEELMEMVTNSVSAKIEEAYQIPEKSLRQEAVSDARQFLTNQFEEEEEEKIDKAKDYFKSLESSIVRSRLLEGQPRIDGRDLDTVRPINIETGILKQAHGSALFTRGETQSIGVATIDSLKLSQLLDTLQGDSKDAFMLHYNFPPYSVGEAGMIGSPKRREIGHGKLARRALEAVLPDPEEFEYAIRVVSEITESNGSSSMATVCSSSLAMMDAGIPLKKAVAGVAMGLVKSEDDYCVITDILGDEDHLGDMDFKVAGTADGVTALQMDIKIAGINEKILQDALNKANTARSHILGEMAKVLGESRPELSDLAPQAIKTSIPKNKIGEVIGKGGSTIKSITEKTETNIDISDNGNISIYGRSKESRQEALEIIESMISDPEVGLVCVGTVVKIVDFGAFVSFEKGKEGLVHISEIAEERVKNVKDYLVEGEEVDIKVIGIDDRGKIKLSMKAVNNGQESTE
- a CDS encoding 50S ribosomal protein L25, which codes for MSDQTVLKFEYIAEENNLSAKSLRNIGNVPGIVYGSGEETKKISLLAKDLRKALELPSIFSQVILLEEGETSHKVILKAVQTNPANDNPIHVDFMKVSSQTMITMQVPLKFINEESCIGVKNQGGMISKNRNEIELTCMAEVLPEFIEVDIAQLELGNSIMQTGLILPEGVELSNALSSGQDQPVVSCSTTRATLDIDESDAELSEGVEGVEGESQEGDTEAPVDTEEENNS
- the rpsO gene encoding 30S ribosomal protein S15, which codes for MSLDADKKSEVIKKFSRSESDTGSPEVQIALLTENILALQGHFEYHQKDHHSRQGLIRMVNKRRRLLDYLRKNDQAKYSSVLKELNLRK
- the truB gene encoding tRNA pseudouridine(55) synthase TruB, which produces MIDGVLILNKPKGVSSGVFVRKLKTLFSKKKKIGHAGTLDPLASGILIVCIGEMTKFVNFLTKENKTYLAEVSLGIKTDSGDMDGRVIERSRSIPSRLALEKKLKSFVGTIEQKPPIYSSLKYKGKPYRYYAVKGIEIEIKSRKVKIHSISLESFEENKFKFSVKCGPGTYIRTLAEDICESLGSIGTISSLIRTESAGFDLSQSSNIDDITVKNLNEKIIPSGDALNCLDRIQCRPEIVEKITNGQIIETKEAIKDGFFRFFDQKENFVGIVESYNGFLKPKRLLGNFNNVGENT
- the rbfA gene encoding 30S ribosome-binding factor RbfA, giving the protein MFKSSPFKRSQRVGDLIKKEVASIFLFDLRDPRLKNLTISRVDLSDDLSNATIFYLTDLSTEESQDIQKGLEKSKGFIKARLGKNLKLRKIPRILFAEELDD
- the ychF gene encoding redox-regulated ATPase YchF, giving the protein MSLKCGIVGLPNVGKSTLFNALTNAQIQAENYPFCTIEPNQGIVEVPDNRLEKLVKIVKPKKVIPASVEFVDIAGLVEGASKGEGLGNTFLSHIRETQTIIQVVRCFEDKNISHVNNKVDPLADVEIIETELLLADLEILEKVKINFNKKKSILDKSSKEKLEVIEEIIELIKKSNRKKISEISNEKKNLVKEYNLICLKPFIYVANIDENNSEINIETLKNKVSKEGSEFITLSIKLESEISELDTDEKIIFLKEMGLEESALERLIRKSYNSLGLGTFFTAGKEEVRAWVLKKGSLAPQAAGVIHSDFERGFIKAEVVSFDDYISFNGEQGAKSAGKLRSEGSDYVVNEGDIILFRFNV
- a CDS encoding ribose-phosphate pyrophosphokinase, whose amino-acid sequence is MTEQNNNLVLFSGSSNPNLARRVAKELGKNLGDAFVGRFSDQELNVRIDEHVRGMDVFILQSTCFPANENLMELLIMIDALRRSSASRITAVIPYFGYARQDRRVRSERVPISAKLVAEMLQNAGADRILTIELHSDQIQGFFNVPVDNIYGTNVTFEHIDKADYENLIIVSPDVGGVVRARALAKLLNDAELAIIDKRREKDNQSQVMNVIGDVAKKTCVLVDDIVDTAGTICNAAEALKNAGANKVISYATHPVLSGPALERIEKSGLDEIIVTDTIPLSEEASKLNKIKIISLEKTIAEAINRVNKEESVSAMFL